The sequence below is a genomic window from Acetivibrio clariflavus DSM 19732.
CTGAATTACAGCTATATCAATTTCTCTAATGCTAAATCCCTTTTTCTCACAAAGGTCATTGAGAATATATTCCGCTAATGCAGTATAGACAATTTTCCCATCAAAGTTGCTTTTCTCACAGCTTTTCAAAGAACAACTGCAGATTGCAGGCATAATGCACTTAGTTATAGAGTTCTCGCTACATATTTTAGAAATTATTTTATCAAGTCTATTTTTTTTAGCTTTCCCCAGATTATTGAATTCTTCCAATGTATACGGCAGTTTTATTCCTTGAATAGCCAAACTGCTGTCCACTTGGATTTTTTCACCCATCACAAGCTTTATTTTAATCAGTCTTCTTAATTTCCCAAATAACCCCGGCAAAAATATCCATTTAAAAAAAATAGAAATTATACTTCCTGAGTTATTTTCGCATGTTTTATCGCTATCACCCATAAAGTAAAGCAAAGCTATTTTTTTCATAATATGTTTACCTTTGCTGCATTTGCGCCAGTATTTCTAATAGTATTCCTATTATCAACACGGTATAATTATTCTATAAAATAATCGTCAAAATCCGTTTCAGGCATAATAGCAATTTATTCTTTCCATAGATATTTATTTGTAAATATATACATTATCTTTATTTTTCTCCTGCCACTCCTGATAATTGTTTATATCTTTCAGATTCTTTTTCAATACTTCCCAGATATCAGCGGTCACAAAATTGCTGCTCCATGCACATGTCCCGGCCAAATTGTATTTATGAACCAAAGAAGCTCTCAGATTAATTGAATTTGCATCCTCTATCCAAATTTTATTAACAGTGTTTTCTTTCTCGTAATACGCGTAAAACTGTCCACTTTCCTCTTCCCATACAACTTTAGCATTATTTTGAAGTACTACATTTCGTGCCGCTTCCATGGACAACGCTTTACTTTCAAGAGTCTTTTTTCCTGATGCATCTGTTGTTTCAATCCACAAGCGAGTATAAAACGGAATACCTAAAAGCAGTTTCTCAGGTGGAACTTTCTCCACTTCAATAGCCCGCTTAATACGACCTTCCGCCCAGGTTATCTGTGCTACCGAACCGGCAACCGGACTTGTTCTCCAATGCTGGTCATAGGTCATGTACATAACATAATCAACAACTTCGCTTAAAGCCTTTTTATCGTAACATTGCATATCATTTACATCCACTGAAACAACCAGTCCCTGTTCTTTCAAAAAAGGTGTTATTTCCCTAACAAATTGAGTGAAAGCATCTCTGTCTTTCGGGTACATATTTTCAAAATCAATATTAATGCCATCAAGCTTGTAAAGTGCAGCATAGGCTAATATTTCCTTTATAAGATTGTCCCTGTAATTAGTGTTGTTCAAAAACTCACTGGCCATATTGCTGTCACTAAAATCATTGGCCAGAAGAGCCCAAACCTTATATCCATTGGCATGAGCCCATTCAACATATTGAGAATAGGCCCTGTTTATAAGTTCTCCATTGGCGTTTTTGAGCTGAAACCATGTGGGAGATACCACATCAAGACCTTCAATGTTATTCATGGCTGATAGATCGT
It includes:
- a CDS encoding glycosyl hydrolase family 18 protein; protein product: MRKKKSGSRLFWLILVIAVLAAGAYYVYYRYYKPNNEVVPAFDEGKLVLVVEDEQDVSAQEPKILEGEILLPFSIVKKYIDKHIYWDDTLNIVSVTTENRVIRMKTDSLEALVNNKPMKLNIPVIKDSGQVYVPIEFLSDFYNIEIAYIESSNVIIIDNKSSEKQIAKPVSPKAVVRKGHSIKYPIIRKFDKNSQNQKEAELRVFGEYGDWYKVRTWDGAIGYIEKRFVEVKNIVAQDAPKKEENNTDWKPEKGKLNLVWDQVYERRNDLSAMNNIEGLDVVSPTWFQLKNANGELINRAYSQYVEWAHANGYKVWALLANDFSDSNMASEFLNNTNYRDNLIKEILAYAALYKLDGINIDFENMYPKDRDAFTQFVREITPFLKEQGLVVSVDVNDMQCYDKKALSEVVDYVMYMTYDQHWRTSPVAGSVAQITWAEGRIKRAIEVEKVPPEKLLLGIPFYTRLWIETTDASGKKTLESKALSMEAARNVVLQNNAKVVWEEESGQFYAYYEKENTVNKIWIEDANSINLRASLVHKYNLAGTCAWSSNFVTADIWEVLKKNLKDINNYQEWQEKNKDNVYIYK